Proteins from one Coffea arabica cultivar ET-39 chromosome 8c, Coffea Arabica ET-39 HiFi, whole genome shotgun sequence genomic window:
- the LOC113706681 gene encoding aspartyl protease family protein At5g10770-like, which translates to MALAQLPSTSNRLSFFKSTLFWLICSSVAISHGVEKPAKPHYHTVNVSSLLPKPYCTGHTKGSSVGSRKMVVTSKRGPCSQIPRTKEISAYEESLLEDENRVRSLNKRASNVHSKAADSGSRTQTSDSIPFSGEYITTIGLGTPKVDYQVIIDTGSDPTWVRCKPCSKGCKSENSLFDPSKSSTYLNGSCKPNSVNGAFGMNYLDKTYSRGYWGCDKLSLEPSDVFERFQFGCGLITEGGSGNFANGDGLLGLGRGDLSIVSQTASKFAKTFSYCLPKTSSSKGHIDFGDRARSATSSSGLKFTNLIEPPQNIPRSYNRSSLYFLELLGISVAGSRLDVPPTIFTSVGTVIDSGTVITYLPPSAYTALSKNFKQSMAAYPPAPSQEKLDTCYNVKGYGSIQLPEITLHFGGATDVSLNPSGIVWIAKKNRYIWCLGFAANKKSEDLTIIGNNQQRELDILYDIDAGKIGFGTKPCGD; encoded by the exons ATGGCACTTGCACAATTGCCTTCTACCAGCAATCGTCTATCTTTCTTTAAATCTACTTTGTTTTGGTTAATTTGTTCTAGTGTTGCAATTTCTCATGGAGTGGAAAAGCCAGCAAAACCTCATTATCATACGGTGAATGTGAGTTCACTGTTGCCAAAGCCATATTGCACAGGACATACCAAAG GCTCTTCTGTAGGATCACGAAAGATGGTAGTAACATCTAAACGTGGACCATGCTCACAAATCCCTCGTACAAAGGAAATTTCTGCTTATGAAGAATCTTTGCTCGAGGATGAAAACAGAGTCCGGTCACTGAATAAGAGAGCCTCAAATGTCCATTCAAAAGCTGCTGATTCAGGATCAAGAACCCAAACATCTGATTCAATCCCATTTAGTGGAGAATACATTACTACCATTGGTTTAGGCACTCCCAAAGTAGACTACCAAGTAATAATTGACACAGGTAGTGACCCCACTTGGGTACGCTGCAAACCATGCTCAAAAGGCTGCAAATCTGAAAACAGTCTGTTTGATCCTTCGAAGTCTTCCACTTATTTAAACGGTTCCTGCAAACCTAACTCTGTAAATGGTGCATTCGGTATGAACTATTTAGACAAAACTTATTCTAGAGGATATTGGGGATGTGACAAACTGTCCCTGGAACCATCAGATGTGTTTGAAAGGTTTCAATTTGGTTGTGGTTTAATTACTGAGGGGGGTTCTGGCAATTTTGCTAATGGAGATGGGTTGCTTGGACTAGGCAGAGGTGATCTTTCAATTGTTTCCCAGACTGCTTCAAAATTCGCCAAAACTTTCAGCTATTGTCTTCCTAAAACTTCCAGTTCCAAGGGGCATATAGACTTTGGCGATCGTGCAAGATCAGCAACTTCATCTTCTGGATTAAAATTCACGAATCTGATCGAACCTCCACAAAACATTCCGCGAAGTTATAATCGCAGCTCCCTATACTTTCTGGAATTGCTTGGCATCAGTGTGGCGGGAAGCAGATTGGATGTTCCACCTACAATATTTACATCAGTAGGAACTGTGATCGACTCCGGAACAGTTATCACTTACCTACCGCCATCAGCATATACTGCTTTAAGTAAGAACTTTAAGCAATCAATGGCTGCTTATCCACCAGCACCATCTCAGGAGAAGTTAGACACATGCTACAATGTGAAGGGGTATGGAAGCATTCAGTTACCTGAAATTACACTCCATTTTGGAGGTGCGACTGATGTAAGCTTGAATCCATCAGGAATTGTGTGGATAGCAAAGAAGAATCGATACATATGGTGCTTAGGATTTGCAGCAAATAAAAAATCTGAAGACCTTACTATTATTGGTAATAATCAGCAGCGAGAACTCGATATTCTCTATGACATAGATGCCGGAAAAATAGGCTTTGGAACAAAACCTTGCGGAGATTGA
- the LOC113705238 gene encoding aspartyl protease family protein At5g10770, translated as MAPPTSITFFNFMISTYLILSQISVTFMKGHALERSLAAEINYHTVHVSSILPSSACKPSAKGPSRKSSLTVVHRHGPCHQLNQESSNRETLTQILSEDQTRVRSIQARHAFGADTDKIRGSKADLPAKRGSAIGTGNYVVSVGLGTPAKSYTLVFDTGSDLTWTQCEPCVRVCYKQQDPIYDPAKSSSYSNISCNAAQCSALSSATGNSPGCSASNCLYGIQYGDQSFSVGFFAKERLTLTPTDVFNEFFFGCGQNNQGLFGKTSGLLGLGRDPLSIVSQTAQKYGKYFSYCLPTKSGSNGHLTFGKGSVPNTVKFAPFSSSSSQSNAFYFLDIQSISVGGQLLSISASVFQTAGNIVDSGTVITRLPPAAYSALRSAFRQQMSQYKTAPAISILDTCYDFSSQSTVKIPKISIFFSGNVKVDLGIEGILLASSLSQVCLAFAGNSAATTVGIYGNIQQQTFEVVYDVAGGKLGFAPGGCS; from the exons ATGGCACCTCCCACTTCCATCACCTTCTTCAATTTTATGATCTCCACTTATCTAATTCTCTCTCAGATTTCTGTGACCTTCATGAAGGGCCATGCTTTGGAAAGAAGTCTAGCTGCTGAAATCAACTACCACACAGTTCATGTCAGTTCAATACTACCATCCTCTGCCTGCAAGCCCTCTGCCAAAG GTCCCAGTAGAAAATCATCATTGACGGTAGTTCACAGACATGGTCCATGCCATCAACTcaatcaagaatcatccaacaGAGAAACCCTCACTCAAATCCTTTCAGAAGATCAAACTCGTGTCAGGTCCATTCAAGCCCGCCACGCTTTTGGAGCCGACACGGACAAAATTCGTGGTTCAAAAGCTGACCTACCTGCTAAGCGTGGAAGCGCAATTGGCACAGGCAACTATGTTGTCTCAGTTGGTCTTGGCACCCCAGCTAAATCATATACGCTTGTTTTCGATACTGGAAGCGATCTTACATGGACTCAATGCGAACCATGCGTGAGAGTTTGCTACAAACAGCAAGATCCCATTTATGATCCTGCAAAATCTTCATCATATTCCAACATTTCTTGCAATGCTGCCCAATGTTCTGCACTTTCCTCAGCAACTGGAAACAGCCCGGGTTGCTCAGCATCTAACTGTCTCTACGGTATACAGTATGGCGATCAGTCTTTTTCGGTGGGCTTTTTTGCTAAAGAGAGGCTAACATTGACACCTACAGAtgtttttaatgaatttttcttTGGTTGTGGGCAGAACAACCAAGGATTATTTGGAAAAACTTCTGGCTTGCTCGGCCTTGGCCGTGATCCGTTATCCATAGTTTCCCAGACTGCTCAAAAGTATGGGAAATACTTCTCTTACTGTCTTCCTACAAAGTCAGGATCAAATGGACACTTAACTTTTGGAAAAGGGTCGGTTCCAAATACCGTGAAATTCGCTCCTTTCTCGAGTTCAAGCTCTCAATCGAACGCGTTTTACTTCCTTGACATTCAAAGCATAAGCGTTGGAGGACAGCTGTTGTCTATTAGTGCATCAGTGTTCCAGACAGCCGGGAATATTGTTGATTCTGGAACAGTTATAACACGGCTACCTCCAGCGGCTTACTCTGCATTACGCTCTGCTTtcagacagcaaatgtcacagTATAAAACTGCACCTGCTATATCCATACTGGACACTTGCTACGATTTTAGCAGCCAATCCACAGTGAAAATACCAAAGATCAGTATCTTCTTCAGTGGAAACGTAAAGGTTGATTTAGGTATTGAAGGGATACTTCTTGCATCAAGTTTATCACAGGTCTGTTTGGCTTTTGCTGGCAATAGTGCTGCCACAACCGTGGGAATTTATGGTAACATACAACAGCAAACTTTTGAAGTAGTTTATGACGTTGCAGGCGGGAAGCTGGGGTTTGCACCTGGTGGATGCTCTTAA